From one Amycolatopsis sp. FDAARGOS 1241 genomic stretch:
- a CDS encoding cobyrinate a,c-diamide synthase, protein MVARVVIAAPGSGHGKTTIAAGLMAALRAAGHTVSGHKVGPDFIDPSYHALATGRPARNLDPFLQGEDRLVPLLRHGCAGADVAVIEGVMGLFDGALGTEGYASTAHVARVLEAPVVLVVDASAASRSVAATVLGFANYDPRVRLAGVIINKLGSQRHEDEIATALEATGVPLLGALRRNENVHAPSRHLGLVPAAERAADSQRVLPELASWVAGGVDLEAVVRVARAAPPLSGPVWTPDGTWEGPRAVVAAAAGPAFTFRYTENLELLASHGVDVVDVDPLRDEALPEGCAGLYFGGGFPEVHAAELAANEPLLAAVSAAAGRGMPVSAECAGLLYLCRELDGQPMAGVVDATAVMTKRGKLGYRTAVSSADNVLATAGRRVTGHEFHRTELTPAAGPAPAWGWDRTVDGFASASLHASYLHVHWAGHPVLAERFAAHVRAFAPRGKGVRPADEVVSRG, encoded by the coding sequence GTGGTAGCGCGCGTGGTCATCGCCGCGCCCGGCTCGGGGCACGGCAAGACCACCATCGCCGCCGGACTCATGGCAGCGCTGCGCGCGGCCGGGCACACGGTGTCCGGGCACAAGGTCGGGCCCGACTTCATCGACCCGTCCTACCACGCGCTCGCGACCGGGCGACCCGCACGCAACCTCGACCCGTTCCTGCAGGGTGAGGACCGGCTCGTGCCCTTGCTGCGCCACGGTTGCGCAGGGGCCGACGTCGCCGTGATCGAAGGCGTGATGGGCCTGTTCGACGGTGCGCTCGGCACCGAGGGCTACGCGTCGACCGCGCACGTCGCCCGGGTGCTCGAGGCGCCGGTGGTGCTCGTCGTGGACGCTTCGGCCGCCTCGCGCAGCGTCGCGGCGACCGTGCTCGGGTTCGCGAACTACGACCCGCGCGTGCGGCTGGCGGGCGTGATAATCAACAAGCTGGGCTCGCAACGGCACGAGGACGAGATCGCGACGGCGCTGGAAGCCACGGGCGTGCCGCTGCTGGGAGCGTTGCGGCGCAACGAGAACGTGCACGCGCCGAGCCGGCACCTCGGGCTCGTGCCGGCCGCGGAGCGGGCCGCGGACTCGCAGCGGGTGCTGCCGGAGCTGGCGTCGTGGGTCGCCGGTGGGGTGGATCTGGAAGCGGTGGTGCGCGTCGCGCGGGCCGCGCCGCCGTTGTCGGGTCCGGTGTGGACACCCGACGGGACCTGGGAGGGGCCGCGGGCGGTCGTGGCCGCCGCGGCCGGGCCGGCGTTCACGTTCCGGTACACCGAGAACCTGGAGCTGCTGGCTTCGCACGGCGTGGACGTCGTGGACGTGGACCCGCTGCGCGACGAAGCGCTGCCCGAGGGCTGTGCCGGGCTGTACTTCGGCGGGGGGTTCCCCGAGGTGCACGCGGCGGAACTGGCGGCGAACGAGCCGTTGCTCGCGGCGGTGTCCGCGGCCGCGGGCCGGGGGATGCCCGTGAGCGCGGAGTGCGCCGGACTGCTGTACCTGTGCCGCGAGCTGGACGGGCAGCCGATGGCGGGGGTCGTCGACGCGACGGCGGTGATGACCAAACGCGGCAAACTCGGGTACCGCACGGCGGTTTCCTCGGCCGACAACGTGCTCGCGACCGCCGGCCGGCGCGTGACCGGGCACGAGTTCCACCGCACGGAGCTCACGCCCGCGGCCGGTCCGGCGCCCGCGTGGGGCTGGGACCGGACGGTGGACGGGTTCGCGTCGGCGTCGCTGCACGCGTCGTACTTGCACGTGCACTGGGCCGGGCACCCCGTGCTCGCCGAGCGGTTCGCGGCGCACGTGCGGGCCTTCGCGCCGCGCGGAAAGGGGGTCCGGCCCGCGGACGAGGTGGTGTCCCGTGGCTGA